From a region of the Sporosarcina ureilytica genome:
- a CDS encoding long-chain-fatty-acid--CoA ligase produces the protein MDRPWMQHVAEGNPKHIEIPNLSLTQLLDEAIATYPKHTAMTFFKNTYTYTDLDEKIKQTACALTEKGVQKGDRVALMLPNCPQYPISFYGALHCGATIVQVNPMYQVSELIHILNDSGTKVLIILDKLLPLFESIRKQTPVEKVIAVSIESSSMPNELVPQAESALPDVDINPTEDVAVLQYTGGTTGTPKGAMLTHFNIVANTLQSAATSFVRTNFGKERVLTAIPLFHVYGMTSAMCVTFHIGGNLILVPRFDVEQLVSIIEKSKPTSLPGVPTMYIALVNYYKTKKFDLSCLNLCSSGSAPLPLEILNRFNELSGTTVAEGYGLSEASPVTHRNPVRGLQKEGSIGIPIPNTDAKIVDVATGEHTLPYGEVGELIIKGPQIMKGYWNQPEETEHTIRNGWLYTGDLATMDADGFFYIVGRKKEMIIASGYNVYPIEVENVIYTHPAVLEAAVFGVPDEYRGETIRAVVALKKDCTLTEEELLAHCRSNLSAYKIPEDVIFVEELPKTAVGKILKRTLQEQFTTVNSKTK, from the coding sequence ATGGACAGACCGTGGATGCAACATGTAGCAGAAGGAAACCCGAAGCACATCGAGATTCCAAACTTATCTCTGACACAATTGCTCGATGAAGCCATCGCAACTTATCCCAAACATACCGCGATGACATTTTTTAAGAACACATATACCTATACCGATCTGGATGAAAAGATTAAGCAAACGGCATGTGCACTTACTGAAAAGGGCGTTCAAAAAGGGGATCGAGTTGCACTGATGCTTCCAAATTGTCCGCAATATCCAATTAGTTTCTACGGGGCACTTCATTGCGGGGCTACAATCGTTCAAGTGAATCCGATGTATCAAGTCTCTGAGCTCATTCATATTTTAAATGATTCAGGCACAAAGGTTTTGATCATTTTGGATAAATTACTACCTTTATTTGAAAGTATTCGAAAGCAAACGCCGGTTGAAAAAGTGATTGCAGTCTCTATTGAAAGCAGTTCTATGCCGAATGAACTCGTCCCTCAAGCAGAAAGTGCATTGCCAGATGTGGATATCAATCCTACGGAAGATGTTGCTGTCCTACAGTACACGGGCGGGACAACAGGTACGCCAAAAGGTGCGATGTTAACCCACTTTAATATCGTCGCCAACACATTACAAAGCGCAGCGACTTCTTTTGTGAGAACGAATTTCGGTAAAGAACGTGTGTTAACAGCAATCCCGTTATTTCACGTTTATGGCATGACAAGTGCAATGTGTGTGACTTTTCACATCGGAGGCAATTTAATATTGGTTCCTAGATTTGATGTAGAGCAACTTGTTTCAATCATAGAAAAGTCGAAGCCTACTTCGTTACCTGGTGTGCCAACGATGTATATCGCACTTGTTAATTATTATAAAACGAAAAAATTCGATTTGAGCTGTCTCAATTTATGTTCAAGTGGTTCAGCACCTTTGCCTCTTGAAATCCTCAATCGTTTTAATGAATTAAGTGGCACGACTGTGGCGGAAGGGTATGGGCTTTCTGAGGCTTCACCAGTCACCCATCGAAATCCAGTTAGGGGGTTACAAAAAGAAGGAAGTATTGGCATTCCGATTCCGAATACCGATGCCAAAATTGTTGATGTAGCCACTGGGGAGCACACACTTCCTTACGGTGAAGTTGGTGAACTGATCATAAAAGGCCCACAAATTATGAAAGGTTATTGGAATCAACCAGAGGAAACGGAACATACAATTCGCAACGGCTGGTTGTACACTGGTGATCTTGCAACAATGGATGCTGATGGGTTCTTTTATATTGTCGGAAGGAAAAAAGAAATGATTATTGCAAGCGGTTACAATGTTTATCCAATCGAGGTGGAAAATGTCATTTATACACATCCAGCCGTCCTCGAAGCAGCCGTTTTCGGCGTACCCGATGAATATAGAGGAGAAACAATCCGTGCAGTGGTTGCATTAAAGAAAGATTGCACACTTACTGAAGAAGAATTACTAGCGCATTGTCGTTCAAATTTATCAGCGTATAAAATACCTGAAGACGTCATCTTCGTGGAAGAACTCCCGAAAACAGCAGTAGGGAAAATCTTGAAAAGAACACTACAAGAGCAATTTACAACCGTTAATTCGAAAACTAAATAA
- a CDS encoding acyl-CoA dehydrogenase family protein: MHLRLSEEQKMVQQTIRRFVEKELIPLEFEVLKNEREGKPGISPEKLRELQLKAKEFGFWGINTPEEYGGADLGQMMLAIVLMEVSKTFVPFTFGGSADNILYYGNEAQKKKYLIPTINGEKKSCFAITEPGAGSDTRNIRMTAVKDGNEWVLNGEKTFITGGNEADFTMAIAITDKDLHAKSKGRKGVTCFIVDRDMGWKSEYIDTMGEWGPAGLVFENVRVPEENILGELHGGYNLGLEWIGFARWVVGARAVGMAERLLQMAIDYSKERETFGKPIAERQAIQWPIADSAVEIEAARWLVLNAAFTLDQEEDNRHLAAMAKLYGANMGNRVVDRVLQIHGGMGYTRELPIERWYREARLWRIYDGTDEIQRLIISRDLLKGNVKVGQYV; encoded by the coding sequence ATGCATTTACGTTTATCAGAAGAACAAAAAATGGTTCAACAAACGATTAGAAGATTTGTAGAAAAAGAATTAATCCCACTTGAGTTTGAGGTGTTAAAAAATGAACGTGAAGGAAAGCCGGGCATTTCACCTGAAAAACTGAGAGAACTGCAATTAAAAGCGAAAGAATTCGGGTTCTGGGGGATTAACACGCCGGAGGAATACGGCGGAGCGGATTTAGGCCAAATGATGCTGGCGATTGTGTTAATGGAAGTGTCTAAAACGTTCGTCCCTTTCACATTTGGCGGTTCAGCAGACAATATTCTCTACTATGGAAATGAAGCACAAAAGAAAAAATACTTAATTCCAACGATTAATGGAGAAAAGAAGTCTTGCTTTGCGATTACAGAACCAGGTGCAGGCTCTGACACGAGAAACATACGAATGACTGCAGTGAAAGACGGCAATGAGTGGGTTTTAAATGGGGAGAAAACATTTATTACTGGCGGTAATGAAGCGGATTTCACGATGGCCATTGCAATTACAGATAAAGATTTGCATGCCAAATCAAAAGGTAGAAAAGGTGTCACTTGTTTCATCGTTGACCGAGATATGGGATGGAAATCTGAGTACATCGATACGATGGGTGAGTGGGGACCAGCTGGTTTAGTGTTCGAAAATGTTCGGGTTCCAGAAGAAAATATTTTAGGGGAGTTACACGGCGGCTACAATCTTGGGCTTGAGTGGATTGGCTTTGCAAGATGGGTGGTTGGTGCTCGTGCTGTTGGAATGGCGGAACGCCTGCTTCAAATGGCAATTGATTATTCAAAAGAAAGAGAGACTTTCGGGAAACCAATCGCAGAAAGACAAGCAATTCAGTGGCCAATTGCGGATTCAGCGGTTGAGATTGAAGCAGCTAGATGGCTCGTCCTGAATGCGGCATTTACGCTCGATCAAGAAGAAGATAACCGCCACTTAGCGGCAATGGCGAAACTGTACGGCGCCAATATGGGGAACCGCGTCGTTGATAGAGTGCTGCAAATCCATGGCGGAATGGGCTATACACGAGAACTGCCGATTGAAAGATGGTACCGTGAAGCGCGACTGTGGAGAATTTATGATGGTACTGACGAAATCCAAAGACTGATTATTTCGAGAGATTTATTAAAAGGCAATGTAAAAGTCGGACAATACGTATAA
- the fabG gene encoding 3-oxoacyl-ACP reductase FabG, which translates to MGNRFNGRTAIVTGGSRGIGRAIVEQFAGESANVAIIDVNEEALAEAEKYLKEQGYDVYTKVASVTNREEVESAMEEIHEKFGSIDVLVNNAGVIRDNLLFKMTDDDWDTVMDVHLKGAFYASRAAQVYMTKNNYGRIINISSTSALGNRGQSNYATAKAGLQGLTKTLAIELGKFGITANAVAPGFIETDMTKATAERIGISFEQLVEASVSNIPVGRSGKPEDIANAILFFADEKSSFVNGQVIYVAGGPKN; encoded by the coding sequence ATGGGGAATCGATTTAATGGTAGAACGGCAATCGTGACAGGTGGAAGTCGCGGAATTGGAAGAGCAATCGTCGAACAATTTGCCGGAGAAAGTGCAAATGTTGCCATTATTGATGTCAATGAAGAGGCGCTCGCTGAAGCGGAGAAGTATTTAAAAGAACAAGGCTACGATGTTTATACGAAAGTTGCCAGTGTGACAAATCGTGAAGAAGTCGAGTCAGCGATGGAAGAAATTCATGAAAAGTTCGGTTCAATAGATGTTTTAGTGAACAACGCTGGCGTTATTCGAGATAATCTACTCTTCAAAATGACAGATGATGATTGGGATACTGTAATGGATGTCCATTTGAAAGGGGCTTTCTATGCATCGCGTGCTGCGCAGGTGTATATGACGAAAAATAATTACGGACGTATTATTAATATTTCATCCACATCCGCATTAGGCAATCGCGGACAATCAAATTATGCGACTGCAAAAGCAGGACTGCAAGGATTAACGAAAACGTTAGCGATTGAACTTGGTAAATTCGGTATCACAGCAAATGCGGTCGCACCAGGATTTATTGAAACAGATATGACGAAGGCGACAGCTGAACGGATCGGCATTTCATTTGAGCAGTTAGTGGAGGCAAGTGTCAGTAATATTCCAGTCGGCCGAAGCGGAAAGCCCGAGGACATCGCAAATGCCATCCTATTTTTCGCAGATGAAAAGTCTTCATTTGTAAACGGACAAGTGATTTATGTCGCAGGCGGACCTAAGAACTAA
- a CDS encoding MaoC family dehydratase N-terminal domain-containing protein: MLKDVIGKRSETIKNTIERGAVKKFAEAIGDLSPIYYDEVAGKNSRFKRNIAPPTFPVTFEFGAVADLALPPKGLIHGEQAFHYKRPLFVGEDVYCFTEVKDYYEKTGGFGKMGFLVLTRHGLDSNDKLIFTEERVIIINEEVRKGMLV; this comes from the coding sequence ATGCTAAAAGATGTGATCGGAAAACGTTCTGAAACGATAAAAAACACAATTGAAAGAGGCGCTGTGAAGAAATTCGCAGAAGCGATTGGAGATTTATCGCCAATTTATTATGACGAAGTGGCTGGGAAAAACTCTAGATTTAAACGGAATATCGCTCCGCCAACTTTTCCAGTAACGTTTGAATTTGGTGCGGTTGCGGACTTAGCATTACCGCCGAAAGGACTCATACACGGTGAGCAAGCTTTTCATTATAAACGTCCGCTATTTGTAGGTGAAGACGTATATTGTTTCACGGAAGTAAAAGATTACTACGAAAAAACCGGGGGCTTCGGCAAGATGGGCTTTCTCGTCCTAACACGTCACGGCCTTGATAGCAATGACAAACTAATCTTTACAGAGGAGCGTGTCATTATTATTAATGAAGAGGTGCGAAAGGGGATGCTCGTATGA
- a CDS encoding MaoC/PaaZ C-terminal domain-containing protein: MSTITALQVGESLADVQLNPVSRLDLIKYAGASGDFNPIHTIDEEATNAGLPGIIAHGMWTMGNLAKLFTPYVEEGFIKDYSIRFRGMVFLNDVITLKATLAERNENTLTFTVVALNQHEKEVVKGHIVFQEA; this comes from the coding sequence ATGAGTACAATTACGGCACTGCAAGTAGGCGAAAGCTTAGCTGACGTTCAATTAAATCCGGTTAGCCGACTTGATTTAATTAAATATGCTGGTGCATCGGGTGATTTTAATCCGATTCATACAATTGACGAAGAGGCAACAAACGCCGGTCTGCCAGGGATTATCGCACACGGTATGTGGACGATGGGCAACTTAGCAAAACTTTTCACACCTTACGTTGAAGAAGGGTTTATTAAAGATTATTCGATCCGATTTAGAGGAATGGTTTTTCTTAATGATGTGATTACGTTAAAAGCGACATTAGCGGAAAGAAATGAGAATACGTTAACGTTTACTGTCGTCGCGCTGAATCAACATGAAAAAGAAGTTGTGAAAGGCCATATTGTTTTTCAGGAAGCATAA
- a CDS encoding thiolase family protein encodes MGRDAVIVSAVRTAIARQGGALASVPAHVYGAEVIKEALSRANVSADQVDDVIMGNVLSGGGNIARLTALETGLSMDLPGLTIDRQCGSGINSINLAAQAIWAGDGDVFVAGGIESMSRAPYLMERPERAYNSMPPRFTKSQLSPDEIGNPPMGITAENLAEKYEVGREEQDEFSLQSQQKMARAMEEGRFDEQIVPITIPVRKGEPIVFKVDEHPRPETSKEALAKLRPVFLEGGTVTAGSSSGLNDAASAVVVMSREKAEQLGVKPLAVIRAHAVAGVDPNIMGIGPVPATNKVLEKAGLQLDEIDLIEINEAFAVQVLACNRELNMDLEKVNVNGGAIAHGHPLGATGAILATKAVYELQRSGGRYALITACIGGGQGIATIIEREQ; translated from the coding sequence ATGGGAAGAGATGCGGTAATTGTTTCAGCGGTAAGGACGGCAATTGCAAGACAGGGCGGTGCACTTGCATCGGTCCCTGCCCATGTTTACGGGGCGGAAGTAATTAAAGAAGCGTTAAGCAGGGCGAATGTTTCAGCTGATCAAGTTGACGATGTCATTATGGGGAATGTGTTAAGTGGTGGCGGAAACATTGCTAGATTAACAGCTTTAGAAACAGGTTTGTCTATGGATCTTCCAGGTTTAACAATAGATCGACAATGCGGTTCTGGCATTAATTCAATTAATTTAGCTGCACAAGCCATTTGGGCGGGAGATGGCGATGTGTTCGTCGCAGGGGGCATTGAAAGTATGAGCCGGGCACCTTATTTAATGGAGCGTCCAGAAAGAGCGTACAATTCTATGCCGCCTCGCTTTACAAAATCGCAATTATCGCCTGATGAAATTGGCAACCCACCAATGGGGATTACAGCAGAAAATTTAGCTGAAAAATATGAGGTCGGTCGAGAAGAACAAGATGAATTCTCGCTTCAAAGTCAGCAGAAAATGGCGAGGGCTATGGAAGAAGGACGTTTTGATGAACAAATTGTCCCAATTACGATTCCGGTACGAAAAGGAGAGCCAATTGTCTTTAAAGTAGACGAACATCCGCGCCCTGAAACGTCAAAAGAAGCTTTAGCCAAATTACGTCCAGTTTTTCTTGAAGGCGGCACTGTGACAGCGGGCAGTAGCTCTGGTTTAAATGACGCTGCTTCGGCAGTGGTTGTGATGTCCAGGGAAAAAGCGGAACAATTAGGGGTAAAACCGCTAGCTGTGATTCGTGCACATGCAGTCGCAGGAGTAGATCCGAATATTATGGGGATTGGCCCGGTTCCAGCTACTAATAAAGTATTAGAAAAAGCAGGACTTCAATTAGATGAAATTGATTTAATTGAAATTAACGAAGCATTTGCAGTCCAAGTGCTTGCCTGTAACCGTGAACTGAATATGGATCTCGAAAAAGTGAATGTGAATGGCGGTGCAATTGCACACGGTCATCCGCTTGGCGCAACGGGGGCTATTTTAGCCACAAAAGCAGTTTATGAGTTACAGCGTTCCGGTGGAAGGTATGCACTCATTACGGCCTGTATTGGCGGCGGGCAAGGCATCGCAACAATTATTGAACGCGAACAATGA
- a CDS encoding acyl-CoA thioesterase, producing the protein MAEIDIYVRYCETDAGGHVNNTSYFVYFEEARTKFFKLIGFGPQERSINFIVARTECDYLAQAYAGQSLIVKTKVSKVGTKSYTMAHKIYDAETGEHIAKGSAVVVCFDYEAQQSIEIPDQLREKLEEHRDTKELSS; encoded by the coding sequence GTGGCAGAAATCGATATCTATGTAAGATATTGCGAAACCGATGCAGGCGGCCATGTAAATAATACAAGTTATTTTGTTTATTTCGAAGAAGCACGAACAAAGTTTTTTAAGCTAATCGGTTTTGGACCGCAAGAAAGGTCCATTAACTTTATTGTTGCGCGTACGGAGTGCGATTATTTAGCGCAAGCGTACGCGGGGCAATCCCTTATTGTTAAAACGAAAGTGTCTAAAGTTGGGACGAAAAGCTATACGATGGCCCATAAAATTTATGATGCGGAGACCGGGGAGCACATCGCAAAAGGCAGTGCAGTCGTTGTGTGCTTTGATTATGAAGCCCAACAATCAATCGAAATTCCGGATCAACTGCGCGAAAAATTAGAAGAACATAGGGACACAAAGGAGTTGTCTTCATGA
- a CDS encoding acyl-CoA dehydrogenase family protein: MTVTVSEDIELLRRSVRDFIQNEVETVAMQIEEENHIPERIVEMSKEMGLFGLSIPEEYGGLGINMVEKCMLYEEVGATHNGYTTLIGAHTGIGTVGIVELGNEAQKKKYLPDMASGKRIGAFALTEPQAGSHAINLKTTAKRTGDKYILNGTKHYITNATEADIFTVMAVTDPEKGAKGITSFIIEKDFPGFHVGAVENKMGLRGSHSAEIILENCEVPVENVLGEVGEGYVNALKILANGRAGLAARNLGSAQKLLDLSVTYAKNREQFNVPIIEHQAVGHMLAEMAVDIEALRALTYRVARMVDEGKKVIKEAAMVKLFGSEVYNRVADKALQIHGGIGYIADYPIERFYRDARITRIYEGTSEIQKNIIASQLNKEYT, encoded by the coding sequence ATGACGGTTACAGTGAGTGAAGATATTGAGCTATTAAGAAGAAGTGTACGAGACTTTATTCAAAATGAAGTAGAAACCGTAGCCATGCAAATTGAAGAGGAGAACCATATTCCAGAACGCATTGTGGAAATGTCCAAAGAAATGGGCTTATTTGGTTTAAGCATCCCTGAAGAATACGGCGGTCTCGGCATTAACATGGTCGAAAAATGCATGTTATATGAAGAAGTTGGCGCGACGCATAATGGCTACACAACGTTAATCGGCGCGCATACAGGGATTGGCACAGTCGGCATTGTGGAGTTAGGAAATGAAGCGCAAAAGAAAAAGTATTTACCGGATATGGCTTCGGGTAAACGAATTGGTGCATTTGCGTTAACAGAACCGCAAGCCGGATCGCATGCAATTAATTTAAAAACGACTGCGAAAAGGACAGGCGATAAATATATTTTAAATGGCACAAAGCATTACATTACAAATGCAACGGAAGCCGATATTTTTACAGTCATGGCCGTGACTGATCCGGAAAAAGGTGCGAAAGGCATTACATCCTTTATTATCGAAAAAGACTTCCCGGGTTTTCACGTAGGTGCAGTCGAAAATAAAATGGGGCTACGCGGTTCACACTCCGCTGAAATTATACTGGAAAACTGTGAAGTCCCAGTTGAAAACGTATTAGGGGAAGTCGGGGAAGGGTACGTCAATGCCCTAAAAATATTGGCCAATGGACGGGCTGGACTTGCCGCTAGAAACCTTGGTTCTGCCCAAAAACTGTTGGATCTTTCCGTGACTTATGCGAAAAATCGTGAACAATTTAACGTTCCGATTATCGAGCATCAGGCAGTGGGGCATATGTTGGCGGAAATGGCGGTCGACATTGAGGCGCTTAGAGCGTTGACGTACCGCGTTGCGCGTATGGTAGATGAAGGGAAAAAGGTCATTAAAGAAGCGGCAATGGTGAAGTTGTTTGGCTCTGAAGTCTATAACCGGGTTGCGGATAAAGCATTGCAAATCCATGGCGGCATTGGATATATTGCGGATTATCCGATTGAACGATTTTACCGCGATGCACGCATTACGCGTATTTATGAAGGAACTTCCGAAATTCAGAAAAATATTATTGCGAGTCAATTAAATAAAGAATACACGTAA
- a CDS encoding thiolase family protein — protein sequence MGERVERVVIVQGVRTPIGRYGGTLKDFNSGKLATLVIEEVLKKSPASPEVVDEVILGEVRQTTESSNVARVAALRAKIPVEKPAFTINRLCASGMQAIASGVQQIQSHQAEVVIAGGTESMSNSPIYLRNSRFGGDKARLVDSNTEAGQQPKEMYGNELGMGITAENVAEQFDVSREAQDAFSIESQRRAAAAIEDGRFNDEIVPVEIKTKKSSYFFDQDEHPRPETTFEKLQQLRTVFKRDGTVTAGNACGRNDGAAAVLLMTEQKAKDLNLKPMAAVIDWATVGVEPEIMGIGPVPAIKKLLARTNKTLEEIDLFEINEAFAAQALAVQQELGIDAHKLNVNGGAIALGHPVGATGARIVVTLMHELKRRHKRFGIASLCVGGGQGMAILIENLQID from the coding sequence TTGGGGGAAAGAGTGGAAAGAGTGGTGATTGTACAAGGTGTGCGAACGCCGATTGGGAGATATGGGGGAACATTAAAGGATTTTAATTCAGGCAAATTAGCAACGCTTGTGATCGAAGAAGTGTTGAAGAAATCCCCTGCATCTCCGGAAGTGGTCGATGAAGTGATTCTAGGCGAAGTCAGGCAGACGACAGAGTCTTCGAACGTTGCACGAGTCGCAGCGCTTCGTGCGAAAATTCCAGTAGAAAAGCCAGCATTCACGATTAATCGTTTATGTGCTTCCGGGATGCAGGCAATCGCATCCGGCGTCCAGCAAATTCAATCTCACCAGGCGGAAGTAGTCATCGCAGGTGGGACGGAAAGTATGAGCAACTCCCCAATTTATTTACGTAACTCAAGATTTGGCGGGGACAAGGCAAGGCTCGTAGATTCGAATACGGAAGCTGGACAGCAACCGAAAGAAATGTATGGCAATGAACTGGGGATGGGCATTACAGCTGAAAATGTTGCCGAGCAATTTGATGTTTCTAGGGAAGCGCAGGATGCATTTTCGATTGAAAGTCAAAGACGTGCCGCCGCAGCAATTGAGGATGGAAGATTTAATGATGAAATTGTCCCAGTAGAAATCAAAACGAAAAAAAGTTCTTATTTTTTCGATCAAGACGAGCATCCGCGCCCTGAAACGACATTCGAAAAGCTTCAGCAGTTAAGAACGGTATTCAAACGAGATGGAACGGTCACAGCTGGTAATGCTTGCGGAAGAAATGATGGCGCGGCGGCAGTTCTTCTTATGACAGAGCAGAAAGCGAAAGACCTCAACTTGAAACCGATGGCAGCGGTAATCGACTGGGCGACGGTAGGGGTGGAACCGGAAATTATGGGCATTGGTCCTGTTCCAGCGATAAAAAAGTTACTAGCGCGAACGAATAAAACATTAGAAGAGATTGATCTGTTTGAAATTAATGAAGCCTTTGCGGCACAAGCACTTGCTGTTCAACAAGAGCTGGGCATCGATGCCCACAAACTAAATGTAAATGGCGGTGCAATCGCATTAGGACATCCAGTTGGTGCAACGGGAGCGAGAATCGTTGTGACTTTGATGCATGAGTTGAAACGAAGACATAAACGATTCGGCATTGCGTCCCTATGTGTGGGCGGCGGTCAAGGCATGGCGATACTGATTGAAAATCTTCAAATCGATTGA
- a CDS encoding branched-chain amino acid ABC transporter permease gives MELLFQQLLNGLTLGSVYLLVGIGLTLVFGILHVPNFAHGSLYLIGGYVTLMIMKSAGVHYFIAILLSIIVVALLAVLMERLVFNPLRNAPPIHDKIAAIGLVLFFQAFVSLIWGNDYHRMITPFGDAVKIAGISTSPQRLLVIAVAVIVVTLLYLFLKKTMIGASIMAMAQNRDGAFLVGINTNIVAMMTFAISGVLAAIAASLASPINLVFPGMGHLVILKAFVVVIIGGMGSIPGAIIGGLILGISESLGATYLSNDYKDMIAFLLLILIMTARPKGLFAKEAY, from the coding sequence ATGGAGTTACTTTTTCAACAGTTATTAAACGGATTGACCCTTGGCAGTGTTTATTTACTTGTCGGTATCGGTTTAACGCTCGTATTTGGGATTTTACATGTGCCAAACTTTGCACATGGTTCGCTCTATTTAATTGGCGGATACGTGACATTAATGATCATGAAATCGGCAGGTGTGCATTACTTTATCGCGATTTTACTCTCGATAATCGTCGTTGCACTCCTTGCTGTTCTGATGGAGCGACTCGTCTTTAATCCGCTCAGAAACGCGCCGCCTATTCACGATAAAATCGCGGCAATCGGTTTAGTTTTATTTTTCCAAGCATTCGTTTCGCTCATATGGGGAAACGATTACCACCGCATGATTACACCATTTGGAGATGCAGTGAAGATTGCAGGAATTTCAACATCTCCACAAAGATTACTAGTCATTGCAGTGGCAGTGATTGTTGTCACTTTGCTCTATCTATTCTTGAAGAAAACAATGATTGGCGCATCGATCATGGCGATGGCTCAAAATCGAGACGGGGCATTCCTTGTGGGCATTAACACAAACATTGTAGCGATGATGACGTTTGCAATATCAGGTGTCCTTGCCGCAATCGCAGCGTCACTTGCTTCACCCATTAATCTTGTGTTCCCTGGCATGGGGCATCTCGTCATTTTAAAGGCATTTGTTGTCGTCATTATCGGCGGAATGGGCAGTATTCCAGGGGCCATTATAGGTGGACTCATTCTTGGCATCTCTGAAAGTTTAGGTGCAACCTACTTATCAAATGATTACAAAGATATGATTGCATTTTTGCTGTTGATTTTAATTATGACAGCGCGTCCTAAAGGGTTGTTTGCGAAGGAGGCTTATTAA
- a CDS encoding branched-chain amino acid ABC transporter permease: MGKLFNNRTGIILILLLAIAFPLVFADNRYVLYIMTTSFIFIIAVYGMNLLAGFTGQLSLAHAGFFAIGAYSVGILTTRYDVNFWLALLVAVVITCVAGLLLGVIALRTREHFFAIYTLIVGYLIYLLIDKWDSLTGGVRGLIGIPFPDAIGPIEFTSATSMYYLVLFFLVVSIFIGVRIVHSLTGRTYIAIRNSEELAQTLGINTRTNKLVSFVVSVAYAGLAGGLYASLTRFIGPEIAGLEMVFNFLIYLIVGGLGTLTGPIVGTMIFVWLTQFLQSFQEYRMLIFGPILVMIVIFYPTGLAGAYFSMKIKFDEMRKKRVTKQQEQKDSLESSTIQSREVS; the protein is encoded by the coding sequence ATGGGGAAGTTGTTCAACAATCGCACTGGAATTATACTCATTCTCCTGTTAGCCATTGCATTTCCACTCGTTTTTGCAGATAACCGATATGTCTTGTACATCATGACAACTAGTTTTATATTTATCATTGCCGTTTATGGAATGAATTTATTAGCCGGATTTACGGGTCAATTATCTCTCGCACATGCAGGTTTTTTCGCGATAGGTGCATACAGTGTTGGGATATTAACGACGAGGTATGACGTGAACTTTTGGCTCGCACTGTTAGTAGCCGTGGTCATTACATGTGTTGCAGGCCTTCTACTTGGGGTGATTGCCCTGCGAACGAGAGAACATTTTTTTGCGATATACACGTTGATTGTTGGGTATCTCATTTATTTATTAATTGATAAATGGGATAGCTTAACAGGCGGGGTGCGCGGCTTAATCGGGATTCCTTTTCCAGATGCAATTGGCCCAATCGAATTTACTTCGGCGACTTCGATGTATTATTTAGTACTGTTTTTTCTTGTCGTCTCGATATTCATTGGCGTACGGATTGTTCATTCACTCACCGGAAGAACCTATATTGCAATCCGCAACAGTGAAGAGTTGGCGCAAACACTTGGCATTAACACAAGAACAAATAAACTTGTCTCTTTTGTTGTCTCCGTAGCTTATGCAGGACTTGCTGGCGGATTATATGCTTCCCTAACGCGATTTATAGGGCCGGAAATTGCAGGATTGGAAATGGTGTTTAACTTCCTGATTTACCTGATCGTTGGCGGTCTTGGCACATTAACGGGGCCGATTGTCGGGACGATGATCTTTGTTTGGTTGACGCAATTTCTACAAAGCTTCCAAGAGTATCGCATGTTAATCTTCGGGCCGATATTGGTCATGATTGTCATCTTTTATCCAACAGGACTCGCTGGCGCTTATTTTTCTATGAAAATCAAATTTGATGAGATGAGAAAAAAGAGAGTAACTAAGCAGCAAGAGCAGAAGGATTCTTTAGAGTCGTCCACAATTCAAAGCCGGGAGGTGTCCTAA